ACAGATGCAGGTTGGAAAGCTGTTGCTCCTGCATGGCGTTTTGACATGGCAATTGAAGAAGACTTAGTGGAAGAAGTGGGCCGTATTTACGGTTACAACAACATCCCTAATCAATCACCAGTTGCTGCACTAAGCATGAACCTACACAAAGAAGCGAACCTTCCGCTTAAGCGTGTACGTGATCTGCTTGTTGATCGTGGTTACCAAGAAGCAATTACTTACAGCTTCGTTGAGCCAGAACAACAAAAACTAATCGTGCCTGAAATTGAGCCATTGATCCTACCTTTCCCAATTTCTGCGGAAATGTCAGCAATGCGCCTAAGCCTATGGACTGGCCTACTAAATACAGTAGTGTTCAACCAGAAGCGTCAACAGCCACGTGTTCGTCTATTTGAAGCTGGTCTACGTTTCATCCCTGAAGAATCTGCAGAAAACGGTATGCGTCAAGAAATGATGCTTGCTGGTGTTATTGCAGGTAACCGTAGCGATGAGCACTGGGATATTGCAACTAACACTGTTGATTTCTTCGATCTTAAAGGTGATTTAGAAGCAATCCTTGAGCTAACAGCGAACGAAGCTGCGTTTAGCTTTAAAGCGGCTAAGCACCCAGCACTTCACCCTGGTCAATCAGCAGCAATCGTTGTTGATGGCAAAGAAGTTGGTTTCATCGGTACTGTACACCCAGAGCTTGAGCGTAAGTTTGGCTTAAATGGCCGTACTATCGTATTTGAAATCGAGTGGGCAGCAATCAACACTCGTATGCTTCCTGAAGCGGTAGTGGTTTCTAAGTTCCCTGCAAACCGTCGTGATATCGCCGTTGTAGTAAGCGAAGATGTTGCTGCTGGTGATGTAGTTGAAGCATGTCGTGCAAACGGTGGCGAGCTACTAACAGATGTTAACCTATTCGACGTTTACACAGGTAAAGGTGTTGAAGAAGGTAACAAGAGCCTTGCAATTGCACTGACTCTTCAATCTGCTGAGCGTACGCTAGAAGAAGCTGACATTGCTTCAGCAGTAGAAGCGATTGTTGCTGCACTTGCTGAAAAGTTCGGCGCATCTCTTCGTGACTAATCAAAAATGATGAAGGTTAATCGCGTTAGTTAAGTAAATTTTGACGTTTTTAACTCTTTGTTTTTTAAAAGCAGCCTATGTTGGCTGCTTTTTTTTTGATCTTTCTCCCAAAAATAATAACACTATGATAAATAGATGAATTTTTATTTTTGCCACCTTTTTAATGTATGTTGAATTTGTAACTATTTGTTTTTATTGGTAATTGTATTTTATAGAACAGCAATTAAGCACAACTAATTGCACAAGAGTGATATTATTTTTCAATAAAAATAATAGAAATTAACGTGAAGTTTGCGTAAAAAAGTTGGCGGAAATCAGCAAGTTGGCTTAGACTTGACTCTAGTTGATAAGGAACTGGAGATGTTAATCTCTATAAACACCAACGATAGGTGTGTACGAACCGTATCAACATAACCTTATTCACAGTAACAAGCCGGAATGATGCCTGCATTGTTACTATCCATTCAACATAGTCTTGAGGGAGTTATCTATGGCGCTCACAAAAGCCGATTTGGCTGAGAACCTGTTTGAGAATGTTGGATTAAGCAAACGGGACGCCAAGGATACGGTGGAAGTCTTCTTTGAAGAAATCAGGAAGGCTTTAGAAAATGGCGAACAAGTAAAACTGTCTGGTTTTGGTAATTTTGACTTACGAGACAAAAACGAAAGACCAGGGCGTAACCCAAAAACTGGCGAAGATATTCCAATTTCTGCACGACGTGTAGTGACTTTCCGTCCAGGTCAGAAGCTAAAAGCACGTGTAGAAACGTTAGAAGTACCTAAATAAGCTAGTTTGCACGCTTAGTTTAATTGAAACCCAAGTGGATTTATTCATTTGGGTTTTTTATTGCCTGCTATTTGTGAAATAACTGGCGTTCTCTTTGGTTATCGTTTTGTTTTATTTATGTTTCAATGTTTTTATAGATATACTGAATGATAACGAAGGATATTCTCGTTAGGATTAACGTTAGTCTACATGGAGGTAATATGACGTTTGTTGATGAAGTGAAAAGAGGTAGGTTTTTATCTGCAACGTGTGATTTATCACTTCCTTTTGTGCCAGCAGACTGGGTACTAGAATCGGGTATTCATTGCCAGCTTTTACAACGGGGAGTTTTACAAATCACCCCCAATGAGCAGATCAGTACGGCTAAAGACATTGTCTTATCATCAGGTGTTCATGGTAATGAAACGGCACCGATTGAATTGATCCAGCAATTAGCAGAAGGTATTTTGCTTAGCTATATTGAACCTGTACATCGGTTACTATTGATTATTGCTCATCCTGAGGCTATCAATCACAAAACACGTTTCATTGAAGAAAACATGAATCGGTTGTTTAAAGTCCGAAACTCAGAAAGAAATATTGATTGTAAAGTTGCAAACCAACTTCAAGAGGCCGTGAATAGCTTCTATGGCGTCTCTACAGCGGTTCAGCCAGAAAGGTGGCACCTTGATTTGCATTGTGCCATACGTCCTTCAGAACACTATACATTTGCAATTAGCCCCTATAGCCACAAACATTCCCGTAGTAATAGCCTGTTTAGTTTTATTCAACATGCAAAAATAGAAGCGGTGTTATTGGCAAACGATCCTTCTTCTACTTTTAGTTGGTTTAGTGCGGAATATCATGGCGCACAAGCCTTGACGATTGAACTGGGTAAAGTTGCTGATTTTGGCAATAACAATTTAGCGCTATTGGCGCATTTTAGCCGAGCGATGATGAAGCTAGTGACTGAAAACTCCTTGCCTATTACATGGAATAATGATGTCGAGGTTTACCGTGTTAGTCGTACTCTGTTGAAGCAATCTGATGATTTCAATTTCTCTTTTCCTGATGATTTGCCTAATTTTACTTTCTTTGATGAAGGGGTTTATTTAGGTAGTGATAGTGGGGAAGCATTTATTGCCGATGAGAAAGGGGAAGCGGTAGTTTTTCCTAATGCGAATGTTGCGTTAGGTCAACGTGCAGCACTAATGGTAAAAAAAGCACACATTATTTTTGAGGAACAGATCCGTTTGTGTGGCTAAGTAATAAAACGATTATTAATTATGATTTTCTGCTTTTGTTCTTTTTCTTGAGGCAGTAAGGTTAAGTTTTTGCGCCAATCCGAAGATCGATCTCATGTCACTTAATGCATTATTGATTCGCCAACGTTCTCGCTGGCGAATGAGTTTTTGGCTCCTGTCGCTATCTCTTGTTGTTGTTTGTTTTTACTCATTATCTGTCGGAGAGCTATGGATTAAACCATGGGCTCCCGATGGTGCATTAGAACAACAACTACTATTTCAACTACGTTTGCCTCGTTTACTTGCTGCTTTTGCGGTCGGTGCTGCTTTGGCAAGCTCAGGTGCTGTACTGCAAGTGTTACTTGGCAATCCACTTGCGGAGCCTGGCGTGCTTGGGATCTCTGGTGGCGCGAGTTTAGCACTAGTCTGCGTATTATTTTTCTTACCTTTTACCCCATCACCTATGTTGGCAATGATCGCTGCTATGGTAGGGGCGTTGGTATTTACGTTGATATTAGTGGGGTTATCAAGGCGTAGAAGTGTTTCGATGACACGTTTGCTGTTAATTGGTGTGGCTCTCGGTATTCTTTCTAGTGCGGTGATCACTTGGGCATTTTACTTCAGTGATGATTTAAGTATGCGCCAGTTAATGTATTGGCTAATGGGGAGTTTAGGCGGTGTTAGCTGGCAGCAATTATCACTATTGCTTTTTATAGTACCTGTGTTAATTGTGCTGTGTTGTCAGGGTAAGAAGCTCGATATTTTAATGTTAGGTGAGTTACATGCCCGTCAACTAGGACTGAATGTCGCAAGCTTACGTTGGAAGTTGATTTTAATGGTGTCACTGCTTGTGGGAAGCGCTGTGGCGTTGGCTGGGGTTATTGGTTTTATCGGCTTAGTTGTTCCTCATTTGATCCGATTAATGCTAGGCACAGAAAATCGTTATTTATTGCCACTATCTGCCATCGCGGGCGGTTTACTATTGGTGTTTGCTGATACCTTATCTCGGATTTTATTACCCTCAGCAGATCTGCCAGTAGGGGTTGTGACGACGTCACTGGGAGCACCTGTGTTTATTTGGATGCTGATGCGTTCTCAACTGAATTAATGAGTGCTGTTATCTATGTTGAACGTTAAAAATATTACAGTCGATGCTCGATTACAGCCTTTGTCATTCTCAGTACAGAAAGGTGAAATCGTTCATCTTATTGGTCCTAACGGTAGTGGCAAAAGTACTGCAATAGGTTTAATTTCGGGTTTATTTACTGCTGTTGGCAATGTGAT
The sequence above is a segment of the Photobacterium leiognathi genome. Coding sequences within it:
- a CDS encoding succinylglutamate desuccinylase; the encoded protein is MTFVDEVKRGRFLSATCDLSLPFVPADWVLESGIHCQLLQRGVLQITPNEQISTAKDIVLSSGVHGNETAPIELIQQLAEGILLSYIEPVHRLLLIIAHPEAINHKTRFIEENMNRLFKVRNSERNIDCKVANQLQEAVNSFYGVSTAVQPERWHLDLHCAIRPSEHYTFAISPYSHKHSRSNSLFSFIQHAKIEAVLLANDPSSTFSWFSAEYHGAQALTIELGKVADFGNNNLALLAHFSRAMMKLVTENSLPITWNNDVEVYRVSRTLLKQSDDFNFSFPDDLPNFTFFDEGVYLGSDSGEAFIADEKGEAVVFPNANVALGQRAALMVKKAHIIFEEQIRLCG
- the ihfA gene encoding integration host factor subunit alpha, with amino-acid sequence MALTKADLAENLFENVGLSKRDAKDTVEVFFEEIRKALENGEQVKLSGFGNFDLRDKNERPGRNPKTGEDIPISARRVVTFRPGQKLKARVETLEVPK
- the btuC gene encoding vitamin B12 ABC transporter permease BtuC, coding for MSLNALLIRQRSRWRMSFWLLSLSLVVVCFYSLSVGELWIKPWAPDGALEQQLLFQLRLPRLLAAFAVGAALASSGAVLQVLLGNPLAEPGVLGISGGASLALVCVLFFLPFTPSPMLAMIAAMVGALVFTLILVGLSRRRSVSMTRLLLIGVALGILSSAVITWAFYFSDDLSMRQLMYWLMGSLGGVSWQQLSLLLFIVPVLIVLCCQGKKLDILMLGELHARQLGLNVASLRWKLILMVSLLVGSAVALAGVIGFIGLVVPHLIRLMLGTENRYLLPLSAIAGGLLLVFADTLSRILLPSADLPVGVVTTSLGAPVFIWMLMRSQLN